A single Pseudodesulfovibrio aespoeensis Aspo-2 DNA region contains:
- a CDS encoding FmdB family zinc ribbon protein — protein MPIYDIRCDACGYEGEVIVLKSDAPAQCPECASQRTTRIMSPTSSLTGKSASPLPGPGDTGCCGSAPGHSGCAGPGSCCGRNVG, from the coding sequence ATGCCCATCTATGACATCCGCTGCGACGCCTGCGGCTATGAAGGCGAGGTCATCGTGCTCAAGAGCGACGCCCCGGCACAATGCCCGGAATGCGCCAGCCAGCGCACCACCAGGATCATGTCCCCCACCAGTTCCTTGACCGGAAAAAGCGCATCACCGCTTCCCGGCCCAGGCGACACCGGCTGCTGCGGCTCCGCGCCCGGCCACTCGGGATGTGCCGGACCCGGCTCCTGTTGCGGCAGAAACGTCGGCTGA
- a CDS encoding FAD-dependent oxidoreductase, which translates to MAKRIHRISGHDDGVRIESRILEERIQRAVREGARRIEVEAVGQHGIGGRLWISREEPIHVTITGSPGQRIGSKGFPGTTIEVMGGISDDVGWLNAGAEIIVHGNGSNGACNAMAQGKVRIAGNLGARAMTMTKTNPRFAPPELWVLGSVGDYFGEFMAGGTAVVCGHEPQNPANVLGYRPCVGMVGGRIFVRGPIDGFSQADALMEPIDDASWEWLTVNISEFLNKIKRTRLVKKLTRREEWQLIRARTPFEKKGKARRSMREFRAGVWDAELGRGGLIGDLTSLDRSPIPLIVHGDLRRKVPVWENRKYMAPCQSSCPTGMPVQERWQLVRDGLVDEAMDLALAYTPFPATVCGYLCPNLCMDGCTRKTGDMASVDITKLGREGYKSAAPKLPPLSGKRVAVIGGGPAGISVAWQIRMKGHEAVVYDMAETLGGKIASAIPNSRVPREVVEAEIKRAAEVLPHVHLRQELKAEDFVRLREEFDFVILAVGAQKPRIIPVPGHERIIPALTFLKQAKRGEAKPGRRVVIIGAGNVGCDVATVAAGLGAEDITLIDIQEPASFGKERKEAEEVGARFKWPCFTKEITDKGVLLQSGELLEANTVIMSIGDQPDVGFLPDTIALDRGHVVVNSDYQTTDSRTFAIGDLVRPGLLTHAIGHGRRAAEVIDDIFNNRRPQSDTRQMIDYSRMTLEYFDPRVIEFSDMKQCASECSSCGACRDCYLCETVCPQSAIRRVELEGGAFERVVDADKCIACGFCANCCPCGIWDLKEAEPLG; encoded by the coding sequence ATGGCAAAAAGAATACATCGCATCAGCGGCCACGACGACGGGGTCCGCATCGAGTCGCGCATCCTTGAGGAGCGCATCCAGCGCGCCGTGCGCGAGGGCGCGCGTCGGATCGAGGTGGAGGCCGTGGGTCAGCACGGCATCGGCGGCAGGCTCTGGATATCCAGGGAAGAGCCGATCCACGTCACCATCACCGGTTCGCCGGGCCAGCGCATCGGCTCCAAGGGATTCCCAGGCACCACCATTGAGGTCATGGGGGGCATCTCCGACGACGTGGGCTGGCTCAACGCGGGCGCGGAGATCATCGTCCACGGCAATGGCAGCAACGGCGCGTGCAACGCCATGGCCCAGGGCAAGGTGCGTATCGCGGGCAACCTCGGCGCGCGCGCCATGACCATGACCAAGACCAACCCGCGCTTTGCCCCGCCCGAACTCTGGGTGCTCGGCTCGGTGGGCGACTACTTTGGCGAGTTCATGGCCGGCGGCACGGCGGTGGTCTGCGGCCACGAGCCGCAGAACCCGGCCAACGTGCTCGGCTACCGTCCCTGCGTGGGCATGGTCGGAGGCCGCATCTTCGTGCGCGGTCCTATCGACGGATTCTCCCAGGCCGATGCCCTGATGGAACCCATCGATGACGCCTCCTGGGAGTGGCTGACCGTCAACATCTCAGAATTCCTCAACAAGATCAAACGCACCCGGTTGGTCAAGAAACTGACCCGGCGCGAGGAGTGGCAGCTCATCCGGGCCAGGACGCCCTTTGAGAAAAAGGGCAAGGCGCGCCGGTCCATGCGCGAGTTCCGGGCCGGAGTCTGGGACGCGGAGCTTGGCCGGGGCGGCCTCATCGGCGACCTGACCAGCCTCGACCGTTCGCCCATCCCGCTCATTGTCCATGGCGACCTGCGGCGCAAGGTGCCGGTGTGGGAGAACCGCAAGTACATGGCCCCGTGCCAGTCCAGCTGTCCCACGGGCATGCCCGTGCAGGAGCGCTGGCAGTTGGTGCGCGACGGGCTGGTGGACGAGGCCATGGACCTCGCCCTGGCCTACACGCCGTTCCCGGCCACGGTCTGCGGCTACCTGTGTCCGAACCTGTGCATGGACGGCTGTACCCGCAAGACCGGCGACATGGCCTCGGTGGACATCACCAAGCTCGGTCGTGAAGGGTACAAGAGCGCGGCTCCCAAGCTGCCGCCCCTGTCCGGCAAGCGCGTGGCCGTCATCGGCGGCGGTCCGGCGGGCATCTCGGTGGCGTGGCAGATCCGTATGAAGGGGCACGAGGCCGTGGTCTACGACATGGCCGAGACCCTGGGCGGCAAGATCGCCTCGGCCATTCCCAACAGCCGGGTGCCCAGAGAAGTGGTAGAGGCGGAAATCAAGCGCGCTGCCGAGGTGCTGCCCCACGTCCACCTGCGTCAGGAGCTGAAGGCGGAAGATTTCGTCCGGCTCAGGGAGGAGTTCGACTTCGTGATCCTGGCCGTGGGCGCGCAGAAGCCGCGCATCATCCCGGTGCCCGGTCATGAGCGCATTATCCCGGCCCTGACCTTCCTCAAGCAGGCCAAGCGGGGCGAGGCCAAGCCCGGCAGGCGGGTGGTCATCATCGGCGCGGGCAACGTGGGCTGCGATGTGGCCACCGTGGCCGCCGGGCTCGGAGCCGAGGACATCACCCTCATCGACATCCAGGAACCCGCCTCCTTCGGCAAGGAGCGCAAGGAGGCCGAGGAGGTCGGAGCGCGCTTCAAGTGGCCCTGTTTCACCAAGGAGATCACGGACAAGGGCGTGCTGCTCCAGTCCGGCGAGCTGCTGGAGGCGAACACGGTCATCATGTCCATCGGCGACCAGCCGGACGTGGGGTTCCTGCCCGACACCATCGCGCTGGACCGCGGCCATGTGGTGGTCAACAGCGACTATCAGACCACGGATTCCCGGACCTTTGCCATCGGCGATCTCGTGCGCCCCGGCCTGCTGACCCACGCCATCGGCCATGGCCGCCGCGCCGCCGAGGTCATTGACGACATCTTCAACAACCGCCGTCCGCAGTCCGACACCCGCCAGATGATCGACTACTCGCGCATGACGCTTGAATACTTCGACCCGCGTGTCATCGAGTTCAGCGACATGAAGCAGTGCGCGTCCGAGTGCTCGTCCTGCGGCGCCTGCCGGGACTGCTACCTGTGCGAGACCGTCTGTCCCCAGTCGGCCATCCGCCGGGTGGAGCTTGAGGGCGGGGCGTTTGAGCGCGTGGTGGACGCGGACAAGTGCATAGCCTGTGGCTTTTGCGCCAACTGCTGCCCCTGCGGCATCTGGGATCTGAAGGAAGCCGAGCCTCTGGGATAA
- a CDS encoding ATP-binding protein, whose amino-acid sequence MREIVVISGKGGAGKTSITGAFAHVAENAIICDLDVDAPDLHLLLDPRHKVEHEFHSGNEAVIDPEACIGCGQCAELCRFDAIAGPDCNHPGIAYRVLPFRCEGCKVCVELCPAKAIAFPQRHCGQWYVSDTRFGTMVHAQLFPGEENSGRLVTLLKREARTIAQSQGIDLVLSDGAPGIGCPVISSLAGTDLAVLVTEPTPSGIHDLMRVAELCDGFKVKVGVIINKWDINPGQADAIESYCTGKGYTVISRFPHDRAVTDAMVNRQVLTEYDHGHLADTLKAAWADTLALLDAGKGT is encoded by the coding sequence ATGCGCGAAATAGTCGTCATCAGCGGCAAGGGCGGCGCAGGCAAGACCTCCATCACCGGGGCCTTTGCCCACGTGGCCGAGAATGCCATTATCTGCGACCTGGATGTGGACGCCCCGGACCTGCACCTGCTCCTCGACCCGCGCCACAAGGTCGAGCACGAATTCCACTCCGGCAACGAGGCGGTCATCGACCCCGAGGCGTGCATCGGATGCGGCCAATGCGCCGAGCTGTGCCGCTTCGACGCCATTGCCGGACCGGATTGTAATCATCCGGGCATAGCCTACCGCGTCCTTCCTTTCCGTTGTGAGGGGTGCAAGGTCTGCGTGGAGCTCTGCCCGGCCAAGGCCATCGCCTTCCCGCAGCGACACTGCGGGCAGTGGTATGTCTCGGACACGCGCTTTGGCACCATGGTCCACGCCCAGCTCTTTCCGGGCGAGGAAAACTCCGGGCGGCTGGTCACCCTGCTCAAGCGCGAGGCCCGGACCATCGCCCAGAGCCAGGGCATCGACCTCGTCCTGTCCGACGGCGCGCCCGGCATCGGCTGCCCGGTGATCAGCTCCCTGGCCGGGACCGATCTGGCCGTACTTGTCACCGAACCCACGCCCTCGGGCATCCACGACCTGATGCGCGTGGCCGAGCTGTGCGACGGGTTCAAGGTCAAGGTCGGGGTGATCATCAACAAGTGGGATATCAACCCTGGACAGGCGGACGCCATCGAGTCGTACTGCACCGGCAAGGGGTACACGGTGATCAGCCGCTTCCCCCACGACCGGGCCGTGACCGACGCCATGGTCAACCGGCAGGTGCTGACCGAATACGACCACGGTCATCTTGCCGACACCCTCAAGGCGGCCTGGGCCGACACCCTGGCCTTGCTCGACGCGGGCAAGGGCACGTAG
- a CDS encoding nucleotide-binding protein, with protein MIYAIASGKGGTGKTTVASSLVSLWDRPVTAVDLDVEEPNLHLFLKPNIHRTDPAYIEIPEADESKCTLCRICSTLCQFKAITVMGDTLLIFPEMCHGCGGCLAVCPEGALTPGRRQLGEICHGQAGDARFIMGRLRVGEAMSPPLMRQVKALFGDITAKDPQADIIVDAPPGVSCPAVSAVIDADCIVLVTEPTPFGFHDFKLAWEAFSPFGIPMGAVINRAGIGDDTVKRFCEDKNIPIWAEIPFDRAIAEAYSRGEVVAQALAPLKETFHQLRRAMRQAAQTRQEAATCAK; from the coding sequence GTGATATACGCCATTGCGAGCGGCAAGGGAGGCACGGGCAAAACCACCGTGGCCTCGTCGCTGGTCTCCCTGTGGGACCGTCCGGTCACTGCCGTGGACCTCGATGTGGAAGAGCCCAATCTGCACCTCTTCCTCAAGCCGAACATCCACAGAACCGACCCCGCCTACATCGAGATACCGGAAGCGGACGAATCCAAGTGCACCCTGTGCCGGATCTGCTCCACCCTGTGCCAGTTCAAGGCCATCACGGTCATGGGCGACACCCTGCTCATCTTCCCGGAAATGTGCCACGGCTGCGGCGGCTGCCTCGCCGTCTGCCCGGAAGGGGCGCTGACGCCCGGTCGGCGGCAGCTTGGCGAAATCTGCCACGGACAGGCGGGCGACGCCCGGTTCATCATGGGCAGGCTGCGCGTGGGCGAGGCCATGAGCCCGCCGCTCATGCGCCAGGTCAAGGCGCTCTTCGGCGACATCACTGCCAAAGACCCCCAGGCGGACATCATCGTGGACGCCCCGCCCGGCGTCAGTTGCCCGGCGGTCAGCGCGGTTATCGACGCGGATTGCATCGTGCTCGTCACCGAGCCGACCCCGTTCGGCTTCCATGACTTCAAACTCGCCTGGGAGGCGTTCTCGCCCTTTGGCATCCCCATGGGCGCGGTCATCAACCGGGCCGGGATCGGCGACGACACGGTCAAGCGGTTCTGCGAGGACAAGAACATCCCCATCTGGGCAGAAATCCCCTTTGACCGGGCCATTGCCGAGGCCTATTCGCGCGGCGAGGTGGTGGCCCAGGCCCTGGCCCCGCTCAAGGAGACCTTTCACCAGCTCCGCCGCGCCATGCGCCAGGCGGCCCAGACACGACAGGAGGCCGCGACATGCGCGAAATAG
- a CDS encoding DUF134 domain-containing protein yields MLGRRKKKRMVESAPCAVFYKPQGIPMRDLESLVLSVEGLEALRLVDGERMQQVVAADRMGVSRPTLSRILGEARNTVATALFEGKAIRVDGGEYLLSSEPCCKRKRKRRCQMTDEMPDEMPVEMPDQGAPHGKTGPFDAEDHNTGE; encoded by the coding sequence GTGTTGGGCAGGCGGAAAAAAAAACGAATGGTCGAGTCGGCCCCCTGTGCGGTGTTCTACAAGCCGCAGGGGATTCCCATGCGGGACCTGGAGAGCCTGGTGCTCTCCGTGGAAGGCCTGGAGGCCCTCCGGCTCGTGGACGGCGAACGGATGCAGCAGGTCGTGGCGGCGGACAGGATGGGCGTATCGCGCCCGACCCTGAGCCGAATCCTCGGCGAGGCGCGAAACACGGTGGCCACGGCCCTGTTCGAGGGCAAGGCCATCCGGGTGGATGGCGGAGAATATCTGCTGTCCTCAGAGCCGTGCTGCAAACGCAAACGCAAACGGCGCTGCCAGATGACGGACGAAATGCCGGACGAAATGCCGGTGGAAATGCCGGATCAAGGCGCGCCGCACGGAAAAACCGGCCCTTTTGACGCCGAGGACCACAACACGGGAGAATGA
- a CDS encoding CGGC domain-containing protein: MEKILIIGCRNTMDDVCIGCSRCMVAFNRREGYFARYKDMDAELIGILNCGGCPGTSIVQRLVQVKLWNLPLHEQPTKIHVGPCLVDHCPYYDDLVTKIHAKAGIEVIEGAHPYMPATVFA, encoded by the coding sequence ATGGAAAAGATTCTGATCATCGGTTGTCGCAACACCATGGACGACGTGTGCATTGGCTGCTCCCGGTGCATGGTCGCCTTCAACCGCAGGGAAGGGTATTTCGCACGCTACAAGGACATGGATGCCGAGCTCATCGGCATCCTCAACTGCGGCGGCTGCCCCGGCACGAGCATCGTCCAGCGGCTGGTGCAGGTCAAGCTGTGGAACCTCCCGCTGCATGAGCAGCCCACCAAGATCCATGTCGGCCCCTGCCTGGTGGACCACTGTCCCTACTACGACGACCTGGTCACCAAGATTCACGCCAAGGCCGGAATCGAGGTCATCGAGGGCGCGCATCCGTACATGCCCGCCACTGTTTTCGCCTGA
- a CDS encoding NifB/NifX family molybdenum-iron cluster-binding protein: MNTLVALPTANPGGMDASLDAHFGHCDLYTVVEIEDGKVKDVRTLPNVPHQQGGCMAPVNHLAQNSVKVLIAGGMGMRPLMGFNQVGIDVYHGNGMATVSAAIQAFIEDKLPRFTQEFTCGGGQ, encoded by the coding sequence ATGAATACTCTCGTAGCCCTTCCCACTGCCAACCCCGGCGGCATGGACGCCTCTCTGGACGCCCACTTCGGCCACTGCGACCTGTACACTGTCGTGGAGATCGAGGACGGCAAGGTCAAGGATGTCCGCACCCTGCCCAACGTCCCGCACCAGCAGGGCGGCTGCATGGCCCCGGTCAACCACCTGGCCCAGAACAGCGTCAAGGTGCTCATCGCCGGCGGCATGGGCATGCGCCCGCTCATGGGCTTCAACCAGGTGGGCATCGATGTCTACCACGGCAACGGCATGGCCACTGTCTCGGCGGCCATCCAGGCCTTCATCGAAGACAAGCTGCCCCGCTTCACGCAGGAGTTCACCTGCGGCGGCGGCCAATAG
- a CDS encoding DUF922 domain-containing Zn-dependent protease, with product MHTTFRISTIWRTFLILTLLTLTAAPALAAVIVTTKTEHYPVNGLTHKEIAENLKRQSPIVMDGRTFQAHTQSNIRYEFSWTRRNGRCAMKQATVFIDITYKYPRLAETPDNETLRWWQGHLDKLAEHEQVHGKYALEAAHELDKALNSLSDLDCATVKEVVKALGDATLESLQERQRTYDALTEHGLQQHEYTGQ from the coding sequence ATGCACACGACATTCCGCATTTCCACAATCTGGCGGACCTTCCTGATCCTGACCCTGCTGACGCTGACCGCCGCGCCCGCCCTGGCCGCGGTGATCGTCACCACCAAGACCGAGCACTATCCGGTGAACGGCCTGACCCACAAGGAGATCGCCGAGAACCTCAAGCGCCAATCGCCCATCGTCATGGACGGACGCACCTTCCAGGCCCACACCCAGTCCAACATCCGCTACGAATTCTCCTGGACCAGGCGAAATGGCCGCTGCGCCATGAAGCAGGCCACGGTCTTCATCGACATCACCTACAAATATCCAAGGCTGGCTGAGACGCCGGACAATGAGACCCTGCGCTGGTGGCAGGGCCATCTGGACAAGCTCGCCGAGCACGAACAGGTCCACGGCAAATATGCCCTTGAGGCGGCCCACGAGCTGGATAAGGCCCTCAACAGCTTAAGCGACCTGGACTGCGCCACGGTCAAGGAGGTGGTCAAGGCCCTGGGCGACGCCACCCTGGAGTCCTTGCAGGAGCGCCAACGCACCTACGACGCCCTGACCGAGCACGGGTTGCAGCAGCACGAGTACACGGGCCAGTAG
- a CDS encoding NifB/NifX family molybdenum-iron cluster-binding protein, producing the protein MPRGDSQSGNGPRCAGGRGRGMGGGGGRGMGGGGGQGGGQGGGQGGGGRGVGGGGRGVGGGGGQGMGGGGRGSGQGMNQISPSQADRPVQPLNDIRSGQEFAGIRRLAVTSEGPAMTDRVDPRFGRAAGFVVVDLETMETSYVDNGASQALAQGAGIQAAETLANAGVQAVITGSVGPKAFTALSAAGIRIGQGVENVTVAEAVRLFTSGSVPFADTPNSPSGVNK; encoded by the coding sequence ATGCCAAGAGGTGACAGTCAATCAGGCAACGGACCAAGGTGCGCGGGCGGTCGCGGACGCGGCATGGGCGGCGGCGGTGGTCGCGGCATGGGCGGCGGCGGTGGCCAGGGCGGCGGCCAGGGCGGCGGCCAGGGCGGCGGCGGTCGTGGTGTCGGCGGCGGCGGTCGCGGTGTTGGCGGCGGCGGTGGTCAGGGAATGGGCGGCGGCGGGCGCGGCAGCGGCCAGGGAATGAATCAGATTTCCCCGTCCCAGGCCGACAGGCCTGTGCAGCCCCTGAACGATATCCGGAGCGGACAGGAATTTGCCGGCATCCGCAGGCTGGCCGTCACCAGCGAGGGACCGGCCATGACCGACCGCGTTGACCCGCGCTTTGGCCGGGCTGCCGGGTTCGTGGTCGTGGATCTGGAAACCATGGAGACCTCCTATGTGGACAACGGGGCGTCCCAGGCCCTGGCCCAAGGGGCTGGAATCCAGGCTGCCGAGACCCTGGCCAACGCGGGAGTCCAGGCCGTGATCACCGGCTCTGTCGGCCCCAAGGCATTCACCGCCCTGTCGGCGGCAGGCATCAGGATCGGCCAGGGGGTCGAGAATGTCACCGTGGCCGAGGCGGTCAGGCTCTTCACCTCGGGCTCGGTTCCCTTTGCCGACACCCCGAACAGCCCGTCCGGGGTCAACAAGTGA